The DNA segment TACGCTTGACGGCAGGCAACCGGACGTGAGGAGTGGGCAAGATGGCTCGGCCCGAATGGCGCTCGACGCAGGTGCTCGCATGGACGGACCAGGAGGGGCCGGGTCGCCCGCCGCCCGCCCCGTCGGCCGCGGTGTGGACGGCGGCCGCCGCCACGCTCGGCGTCGTGTTCTCCGTCTTCATGTTCACCGACGCCCTGTGCCCGGAGCACCGGGCGTGGGTCCAGACCCTGGCCGGGATCGCGATCCTCGGCGTGGTCACGTCCGCCGTCGGCCTGGTCCGGGGCTGGGCCGGCGCGCCGCTGCTCACCGTCGCCTGCGCGGCGCTCGGCGGGGTCATCGGGCTGATCGACGCCGCCCACTCGCCCGTCCGGGGTGGCTTCATCGCCGGCGCGTTCCTCGTCGCCCTCGTCCTCAGCGGGTGGCTCGCCATGCGCCAGGTGCCCCTGGTCCGCTGGGACCACCGCCTGGTTCGTGACACGGCGCCCGCCGCCGAGCCGGTGGTCCAGGCGCCCGCCGCCGCGTCCGAGCGGTCGACCACCACGGCCGACGAGCCGTCCGCCGCACCCGAGGTGCCCGCCCGGCAGTGACCAGGCGGGAGCGGCCACCGGCCGTCGCCCGCCACCGAAACACCGCACTGTGGCTGCCCGTCGCCGCGCTGGCGCTGTTCGGGTGGTCCTTCGTCACCGAGGACCTGCCCGCGTCCCGACCCGAGCGGGTCGACCGGCCCGACGAGGTGGCGGTCGACGGCCGGGTCGTCGAGGAGACGACCGGCGGAGCCCTGGAGGTCCGCTACACCCACCCGGTGACCGAGCAGGAGGTCACCGCCGAGGTCTACGTCTGGGACGCCGACCTGGCCCCGGCGCCCGGCGGGACCATCCGTCTCGTGGCCGACCGCGACGACCCGCTGGCGGCCTCGGCGGCCGGCGACGTGATGCCGTGGCACACCAACGCCGCCGTCTACCTGGCGTGGCTGGCGGGCACCACCCTGCCGGCGCTGACCCGCCGGTACGGGGTGTGGCGGAGCGAACGGCTGGCGGCGGCGCTGTCTCCCGGCTTCGCGATGGCCGGCGCCGTCACGCCCTCGCCCGGACGCCGGTTCCGCTGCGACCTCCACCTCTATCCGCTGGACGCCCCGGAGCACGCGCTGCCGGTCTGCACGGTCCCGGTGCTCACCACGGGCGGCGCCCGCCTCGCCGACCACGTCTTCGGGGTGCAGGCGAAGGGCTTCCCGCGTCCTCTCGGGCGGGTGGTGGCCCGCAGCGGCGAGACGATCCTGTGGCCCGCCGGCCGGGCGTCGCGCCGTGCGGTCCACCCCCGCCCCGCCGGCCCCGTCCGCCCGGCCGACCGGCTGGCGGCGGGGGAGCGCCCGGCGCCGAGGCGCCCGTCCGGCGTGGTCCCCGCTCTCGGGCCGGAGCTGGCGGCGCTGGCCGCCTGCGTGGCGGTCCTGGCGATCACCGTGGTGACGACGCTGGTGAACCGCGCCGACGCGCAGGTCGTGGCGACGCAGGGCCGGCCCGTGGTCGGCGAGGTGGTGGCCCACGAGGGGGCGGACGACACCGTCGTGCTGCGGTACGAGGACGACGGCGCCACGCGGGTCACCCGGGCGCCGGCCGACTTCGCCGGCGACTACCCGAAGGGGACCCGGTACCCGCTTCGCCTGGACCCCGACGACCCGGCACGCGCCCGCCTGGACGCCGAGCCCTACGATGCCGTGGAGCCTGTCGCGTGGGTCGCACTCCCGGCGTTCGCCGCCGCCGGGCTGGTGGCCACCCGGTGGCGGTCGTGGCGTCGCAACCGGGCGGTGGCCGCCGAAGGGCCGTGGTGGGCGGCCCTCGCCCGGGTCGGCGAGCGCAGCGGCGAGATCGTCGTCAGCGACCTCGACGGCGGAGTGGTGTGCGGGGTGATGCTCCGCCGGCGGCTGTCGGGGCCCGGCGGCGAGCCGGTGCCCGTCGTGGTGGCCGGCCACCCCGAGCCGGGCGCACCGGTCGCCGTGTGGGGGGCCGGGGGACGGGCGCTGCCCGTGGTCCTTCCCGCCACCAACGCCGGCTCCTACACCAGGACGTGGGGCCGCTGGCGGCGATAGCCACGCGGCGGCCCGAACGCCGACGGGCCGGGACGGCGATGAGTCCGGCCGGCCGGCCGGCGACTCCGGCACCTCGGGGCCTTCCGGCGCCGGCTCGAGGCGCGTGGCACCTCCACCGGCGGCCCGATCGCGGCCGCCGCCGGGCGGACGACATCCGATCGGCCATCGACCGGCCCGAACGGCGCTTTCTGCTCGAGCCGGGCGGCCCGTCGACCGACACAAGGGGCGTTCCGCGCAAAAGGACGAAGACGATGACGCAGCCGACGTTCCCGTCGCCCCTCGAGGGCCGAGGCCTCTCCAACTCAGCCATCGCCGACCTGGCCGCCGTCCACGACCGCGACGTGCGGTCTGCGATCCGGCGGGTGGTCGGCCGTTCCCAGGAGGAGAACGACCTCGTCCAGGAGGTGTTCGTCCGCCTCGTCATCCGGCTGCGCCAGCCCGGTGAGGTGGTGGTCGGCGCGTGGGTCCGCCGCGTCGCCCACAACCTGGCCGTCGACGAGGTGCGCCGGCGCCGGGCCGTCCCCGTGGAGGAGACGAGGCTCGACCGTCCCACCCCGTGCCGAGCCGACGAGCGCCACGAGGGAGCTCAGCTGTACTCCGACGTCCTGCACGGCGTGCGGGGCCTGCCCGACCGCCAGCGGGCGGCGCTGGCCTCGGTCCTGGCCTCCGACGGCGTCCCCCCCGTCGCCGTCGTGGCCAGCCGGCTGGGCCTGACCGAGGACGCCGCCGAGAGCCTGATCCGGCGGGCGCGCACCGGCCTGCGAGCTCAGCTCGCGTCGGCCGGAGCCGAGGGCGGCTCGGTTCGGCCGGGCGTGGTGGGGGCCGCCGCCGCCGTCGGCCTGGTGTGGGCGTGGCTGGCCCGGCACTGGCGGGCGGCGTCGCTCGCCGCCGCCGTGGCGGCCGGGTCGGTGACGGCCGCGGCCACCCTGCCCGGGAACGACGCGCCGCCGCCGCTCCTCTCGGGCCCTGTCTCCGCTGGGAACCCGGCGGCGCCCGTGGGCACGACGGCCACCGGGTCGCCGGGGGCAGGAGAGGCCGAGCAGGACGCGGCGACGACGGTCCCGGAACCGGAGCCCACGGCGGTCCCCGCCGGGGCGGCGGCCGGTGACGGGGGACCGGCGCCGGCGGTCGTCCCGACCGCCCTCGCCGTCGACCTGGCGTGCGGGCGCGTCCCGGTGCCCGAGCCGGTCGTCGTGGACGCCGCCCAGCCGGTGCTCGACAGCGTCCTGGCTCCCGTCGTGGCGTCGGTGGTCCCGTCGGTGATCGACGCAGGA comes from the Acidimicrobiales bacterium genome and includes:
- a CDS encoding DUF3592 domain-containing protein gives rise to the protein MTRRERPPAVARHRNTALWLPVAALALFGWSFVTEDLPASRPERVDRPDEVAVDGRVVEETTGGALEVRYTHPVTEQEVTAEVYVWDADLAPAPGGTIRLVADRDDPLAASAAGDVMPWHTNAAVYLAWLAGTTLPALTRRYGVWRSERLAAALSPGFAMAGAVTPSPGRRFRCDLHLYPLDAPEHALPVCTVPVLTTGGARLADHVFGVQAKGFPRPLGRVVARSGETILWPAGRASRRAVHPRPAGPVRPADRLAAGERPAPRRPSGVVPALGPELAALAACVAVLAITVVTTLVNRADAQVVATQGRPVVGEVVAHEGADDTVVLRYEDDGATRVTRAPADFAGDYPKGTRYPLRLDPDDPARARLDAEPYDAVEPVAWVALPAFAAAGLVATRWRSWRRNRAVAAEGPWWAALARVGERSGEIVVSDLDGGVVCGVMLRRRLSGPGGEPVPVVVAGHPEPGAPVAVWGAGGRALPVVLPATNAGSYTRTWGRWRR
- a CDS encoding sigma-70 family RNA polymerase sigma factor — its product is MTQPTFPSPLEGRGLSNSAIADLAAVHDRDVRSAIRRVVGRSQEENDLVQEVFVRLVIRLRQPGEVVVGAWVRRVAHNLAVDEVRRRRAVPVEETRLDRPTPCRADERHEGAQLYSDVLHGVRGLPDRQRAALASVLASDGVPPVAVVASRLGLTEDAAESLIRRARTGLRAQLASAGAEGGSVRPGVVGAAAAVGLVWAWLARHWRAASLAAAVAAGSVTAAATLPGNDAPPPLLSGPVSAGNPAAPVGTTATGSPGAGEAEQDAATTVPEPEPTAVPAGAAAGDGGPAPAVVPTALAVDLACGRVPVPEPVVVDAAQPVLDSVLAPVVASVVPSVIDAGVLDVPCAVAGATPQP